In the genome of Odontesthes bonariensis isolate fOdoBon6 chromosome 20, fOdoBon6.hap1, whole genome shotgun sequence, the window tacatctggaaattcttgttaaatgaaaaagtcttgaaaacaaattgttttgagtcggatttcacatgaaacaagcttttttttttacatttgaagaggtttttaagctaatttcaagatcacttttatctcaaaagtcctaaatatcacatcttatttcaagaaatcttgacaagccgattttcactagttccattggcagattttttgcttatttcaaacaaaaacgtcttttatttgttgtttttttaacttatttttggaggggcattttttccagtgaacacCCAGTTTTTGATGAGAGTTGTTGATAAGGTTGACAAAGTCACGAGTATTCACAATGAATAAGCGATTAAAATCAGCTAAATCATCTCGAATGAATGTAGTCATTTAGATGGCAAAGTGCTGCATGTTTGCTGTTATTATGTTGGGTTGTTGGCCACAAatcttcatattttttttatcagaatcaCTCTCTTTCTTTCAGACCCGCCTGACCTGAACCCAGATGGGACTTCGCATCAAAAGCCTCCTCAGCGCAAATCTAGAAGAGGTCGACCCAGACACAGCAATGACAGAAACCTGAACAGCTATGATCCAACTCAACAATATGGACACTTTCACCCGGGCTTTAAACACCCACATGGCCATGATAATTTAGATTATGCAGAGTCTCAGCATCCTCCCTTCCAAGGAGAGGATGTAGCCAGAAGGAGAGGCAGAGGTAGAGGAAGGAGGGAAGAAGGGAATAGAGGTTTTAATGGAAATTTTGGTGGTCCGGGCCCTTTCCGACAAAAACCTGGTGGTGATTTTGGCCAGTATGGTCCAGGCAACAGGTATACAGGTGGCTACCACTCAGGTGCACATCCCATGGATGGACCTGAAGGACCCAGCTGGCGGAGAGAGGGCGCCAACAGGGATTCGGAACAAGCCGGCGGAGAGAAGGATGCTCAGGCTAAAAGGCCCAGGAACTTTGATCAGGAGCAGAAGCCCAGAGGCGACCATTTAAAGGATAACAACGCAGCAGTGGCGGGTCACAGATCGCACGGTAACAAAGGAGAAACCCCCCTTTTGGAAAGCCAGCACAGCAAGCAGGGACCCAGATCTCAACATTTTGAGCACCAGAGGAAACACGCTGATGTGAAGCGACGTCACGGACCAATCAAACCGCCAAAACCACCGTCTCGAGAGGAGCCGGGCTCAGAGAGGGGAGCCGCCGGCCGAGATGACTCCGATCACTGCCGATCGTCTCAGGATCCCGCCGCTAAAGCGGGAAGAGGCTCGGGGGGCCACGCCCCTGTTCAGGCCAAAGGGGGGAGAAGAGTTAACCATCaaagccagagccagaggagctgGGACAAGATGCCTAAGAGCAAAGAGACGCAAACAGGTTAGACTCCAGAGTCGGTAATGTGCggagacttaaagggatagttcgcctcttttgacatgaagctgtatgacatcccatatcagcaacatcatttctgaacatcttcttaccccctgctgcgtcctgtgagcagagttccagcctcgttttggtgcgttcaaaagagtaatacatttgcatcacaaaatcgttctccaggaaaaagtcagacctcacaatcgcttggccccattttctctcccttcgtatcactgcctgctgtgcagaccgagcagcaaacagcgtaacaggcgcggctgtcggcaggcgtctttcctttccttttgtttccttttcttttgtttccttccctttccttttgtttccttttcttttgtttccttccctttccttccctttccttttgtttccttttcttttgtttcctttcctttcctttccttgtctttccttttcttttgtttccttccctttccttccctttccttttgtttccttttcttttgtttccttccctttcctttcctttccttgtctttccttttcttttgtttccttccctttccttccctttccttttgtttccttttcttttgtttccttccctttccttgtctttccttttcttttgtttccttccctttcctttcctttccttgtctttttcttttgtttccttctctttcctttcctttccttgtctttccttttcttttttttcctttgctttcctttcctttcctcttgtttcctttccttccttttcttttgtttatgtgCTGTGTAGGGGTGGAACagtacaaaaaactcacggttctgtacgtacctcggtacggaccctacggttcggtacattttcggtacagtgccgaaggaggtgtgtagcgaggttcgagcacatgtaatagatatctgaatcctgcctcttcttctatagcagatgcgatgtaaattccaattgcttcggtaatttgttttgctctgcatgtattcgtatccaggggttgttgtaatacatttgggagacgtaattggtcgggtcttttcatgtttctatagaacacacctgacggaggtgtgtggtggtcggtagctacgccccatgtcatgctatcacggctgaaatgtttcatcataccacacagacagaaccggcgcgtgtttaataagttaaacttacacgttgtctcctttgtctgcggcgcgctgctctcctttcttccttcatgaaatgaaaaagtatcgcctgcgcttgatcctgactctctctgtgagctcttccagcctcgatattagacgcctgatgtgatcatccatgattaatatcaccatcatgcagaccatgaacacggtggcctcctagCTCTCCATATTatcttctttgtggtgttttttcttctctcgggttttgttttgttccgttttggtgttgaatgtggcgctaaacggctaacggctaacacgtcactgacgcggacggctgcgcgcggcgcatcagtcccgactcatgtgcaatgcagactgaaacaggtccgctggggaaggacagctattagaacgaaattcgagtaggacagttctgataactgcgttcttataactactctgtccgaaagcgtatatatctctacggaccaatcagagcttgcatgtggcagtgtttaaatgggtcctgaaggaaactcttgcaaaataacagttccgcgttcagaaaacttccgtaccgtgtgtattctgcgttgaaatgcgcgtaccgaaccgtgacccccgtaccgtgacggttcggtacgaatacatataccgtgccggccctaGTGCTGTGTataccgtgcagaccgaagtgcagcaaacaccgtaacaggtgcggctgtcggcagcaggcagtgatacgaagggagagaaaatagggccaagcgattgtgagctctgactttttcctggagaatcattttgtgatgcaaatgtattactcttttgaacgcatattgttttgagaagcaaaacgctttattttttaaaccccagccaactagccggactaccttcatcaacaccaaaacgaggctggaactctgctcacaggacgcagcagggggtaagaagatgttcataaatgatgttgctgatatgggatgtcatacagcttcatgtcaaaagaggcgaactgtccctttaactgtCCTATCCCAGCGCTTTATCATCATCATGTTAGATACAGTTGGAACATTCAGAATTAGATGTTTGGATATTTTCTAACAGCCAAAAGTCATATCATTTTCTAAATTGGCTCTAAGATCTTtacattgtttgttttgtttccatttgtAAAACTCCCACAAAAAGCATCAAACTCCTGGGTGTTTGGTAGTTTTGGTGGAGAACAAAGGATTGAGATGCCTAATCGTTTATCCCCAAATTTTCCGTTGGTTTGCTTGAGTTGCATTTCTAGTTGTTGACTTGTGGTCTCTTCGCTCCACAGGATGTCTGATTGAACAGCTGTCCGAGGAGAAATACGAGTGCATGGTGTGCTGTGACGTAATCCGGGTCATGGCCCCGGTTTGGAGCTGCCAGAGCTGCTTCCACGTCTTCCACCTGAACTGCATCAAGAAATGGGCTCGGTCCCCGGCCTCGCAGGCGGACGGTACGGCAGTGCTGCTCAGTTTGCTCGACTGTACGCTTTCAACACAATACAAAACAAACTGTACACAATACGGGGTCCCCGTGCTGTGCAGAGATGGTGACTGTGGCTGTTTTTACTGCTgattcagtgttgtttttgtaaaGTTTGTTAAAATCAGGCTGTTTTTTCCAGATTCGGCTGAAGGTTGGCGTTGTCCAGCCTGCCAGAATGTCTCCATGAAACACCCAACAAGTTACACCTGCTTCTGTGGTGAGCGTTTGTTTCAGTCACACaaataaacctcttttatttatttttttttacaatatttttattgaattttctttgtaaagaaagacacacaagaacaaaaaacaacgGACAAGAGTGTAAAATAATGCAGAAGTGTACCAACACACATCGTCAGGTCCAATTTTCATGCAGTACACACTTGGTCCGTACAACAGACTGAAATACAAACATGGCGGTCAGAGAGCTTCCTCTATGAAGGCACATAATCATGAGTCCACAGAAGATATATtatcatacactggaaaaaatgcccctccaaaaataagttaaaaaacaacaaataaaagacgtttttgcttgaaataagcaaaaaaaaaatctgccaatggaactagtgaaaatcggcttgtcaagatttcttgaaataagatgtgatatttaggacttttgagataaaagtgatcttgaaattagcttaaaaacctcttcaaatgtaaaaaaaaaagcttgtttcatatgatatgtgactcaaaacaagatgttttcaagactttttcacttaacaagatattccagatgtattgtcttcaaacaagtccctatatctggctgaaatggtacttgttaggcagttgtgtctgatattaagtgtaatgagatactcaatgagaaaaatatacttggtaagatttagatctTTTCCAGTGTATTGTATAGTCCAGGGGGGCAGGGGAAGAAGGAACTGAGTCATGCAGAAGTTGCTCTACCGTTCCAGGCCCGTCCATCAAATGTGACGAGtcaaaacatcttgttttgagtcatatttcaaatgaaacaagctttttttttcatttgaagaggtttttaagctaatttcaagatcacttttatctcaaaagtcctaaatatcacatcttatttcaagaaatcttgacaagctgattttcactagttccactggcagtttttttttttgctcatttcaagcaaaaacgtcttttatttgttgttttttttacttatttttggaggggcattttttccagtgaaggcTATTGTCCTTTTTGCTTGTAGAGAACACATatttataaacattttaatcctaTAACCCTCTGGGTATAGACCCGGCAGAAGGAGTCAGTCTAAAACTCCCTCACTCTTGGACATTGCCAGATGCGATGAAATAAGTTGCCCTTATCTACCCCACATCTATTGCAGCTGTCTGGaatattcaaattaaatttgtttaatttttccgGAGTAATATACACCCTCATTAGCCTATTATATTGTAGGAGTCTTAGTGTTACACGTCCCTGTGTGGGCTGCTTTACATGCGTTACGCCAATGTTCCAGTGATGGTTCCCCCTGTAGATCTGATTTCCACGCATTAGAAATAAACCTCTTTTTATTTCTAATCTGTTTGCTGTTGAGCCAGAGACTTAAGGGCGTGTCCTGCCTGTTTTATTCCGTAGGTAAAGTGACGAACCCGGAGTGGCAGCGCAGTGAGATCCCCCACAGCTGTGGGGACATGTGTGGGAAGAAGAGGAGTGGAATGGACTGCAACCACCCCTGTAACATGTGAGCCGCTAAAGCACACCGcttctttttttacatatagtttggtttcatgtctctaaAATGTCTTTTATCTCGACTTGAACTGGCCAACCCAGCCACACTGATGCCCATTCAGGCCTtcctgatagatagatagatagatagatagatagataggtactttattcatcccaatttgggaaattgttgtgttgcagcagcatacagtaaaagatatgtaaacaattaaagtaaaaacaagcaaatagaataaaatgaatataaaataaaataagataaaataaataaaataaaaatagtgaataaacattagctatatatatatatatatatatatatatatatatatatagaatagaataaaataaaaatattgaataaatattagctatatacaaatctacagtatgaagagtttcCCATACAAAATGGGATTGTTGCACCCTGCCACTGAATTTAATCATGACATCTCCCCATCCCCTCCTATCTCGAGATTGTTTATTCATCAGAAAATACTTGAAATGATGCAGAAGTGCACCTTACAGTCGTTCAAACCTCTCCTCCTGGCCTTAAAGTTCCCACGAAAGGCGAGCGACGTGCCATTTCCTTCAGTAGCTTTGGtgtttcctctgaaaatgagAAGGCCTGCTCTTGCTGCTCAGCTCCACAGTCCTGAGCAGCATCAGCTCGCTCCAGAGGAAGGTCACGTGGGCCGGACGAAATTAGATCCTGAACGCAGGATGAGTCATTCTTCTGGTGACGGTCGGATGAAGCTTCTCGAGACGCCGAAACTTTGCAGTTCTCCAGGCTGTGGGTGCTCAGTAGTGCCCCCTGCTGGTGCATATTGTTGTGAAACTGTGTAATACTTGTGTGTAAGCTATTGCTGTATGAAATATTTAATCTGTATGAGTAATTGTGccacctgtcagtggttttTTTGTTAATGATGGGATCTCTGAGGGTCGACTCCTCCTGAAATCCTGCTCCACACATGCTttagagcagtgatactcactattgttttcacaagagccacattggcagcaaaatcaagggaagagccacttttaccacaacatactaaagtcccctttttacaaatatgcatttctacatataaaacatcccacaaaaaaagaaacaacacagccaatacattttcaattaaggccacatttaccttaatactgtgagtggaagctggcgtgcatgtcctcgactttcttcatgttgtatttgtagtttgttgttgtaatcatagtgacacattcaggatgagcatggtttctgtgctggtttttgcccttttttttaattaaaaaccgatccactgtgcctgcatctcgcgctggctaaaggagctagcgtgctctgcggtcaagtgtgacggtggtttaagcgggctgcgttgccaggtttgacagagccccctttaggaaacaccattaagccttaattaatacttaataaaaatacttaatactacaaaaacgcaaacttaataaaaatacttaatactgtgcagtattcgctgtgtgttatttgaaaaaatgtattgttattgttagcatattgttataagctactgtgcgagccgccaattaaagcttgaggagccgcgctgTGAGTATCTCTGATTTAGAGCCTCAGTTTGTGCGTCCCGGCGCCACGTTTTTCCTGGTATTTTAGTGCCTAACATAAGAAAATGTCTGTGTCTCCCCTCAGCTTGTGTCACCCTGGACCTTGTCCTCAGTGTCCCGCCTTTATAACCAAATCCTGCATCTGTGGAAGGACAAGGTAAGTTATCATGATGTGTTTACTGCTGTGTTTTGGTGCTTTTAACTCGTTTTTAACTAGTTTTTAACTCGTTTCCTCGTTCGCTTTGGTCTGTACACCTTAAATATTGATTAAACCATCTTTCCTCAGTCAGCCGATGCGCTGCGGCCAGGCTTCAGTGCTCCAGTGCGACAAAGTGTGCGGCGCTTTACTCAACTGTGCCGAACACACCTGCGAGCAGGTGTGCCACAGCGCGACATGCCGGCCCTGCCAGCTGGAGATTCAGCAGGGTGAGCCTGAAACATTCTGTCCAAATGTGTTTAAGGACGAGTTAGAGCAACTGAAACGTGGGATCTGAAGTGTTTCAGGTGGGTCGGTTTGacttctgtgtttgtgtgcagttTGCTACTGTGGCGTCACCACTCGTGGCGTCCTGTGCGGCACGGATAAAGACGGATTTGATGGTTCGGGACATTTCTCCTGTCAAAAAATTTGCGGGAAGTAAGTGACGAGGCGGCATGTGTGATgttgactttttatttatttatttattttcttattaatGTTTTTTCAGACAGATGCAAAAAACTAACTGTTACATTATTTCAGTTACATGGTAAGAATAGCAAACAATGTATTCTTTTTCAGTATCTGCCcagtcttttatttatttattttttaacaaacaaacagataaacaaaacggaaaaaaaaactacagtccAGCAACAACATACACATCAAGCCAGACTTACAACACAAAACCtagaacaacaaaacaaaaaaacaataacacaaCTCCTGAGGAATTCTACATAGCATACATATCCtgtacctaaaaaaaaaaatatatatatatatatatatatattataatataatatataataataataattatattataataataatattaaattatatatatattattaataatatattatatataatatattataatattgttattataataataatatatatgtgtgtgtgtgtgtgtgtatgtatatatatatatatatatgtatatatatatatacacacatacatacatacatacatacatacatacatacatgcagaggTAGGTAGTGTCATCCCCACATATCCAGCAGTTGGGCAGGAATGGGCCCCATACTTCATTAAATAGATCTTCCCTCCCAGCCACTCTATAGGTGACACGCTCATAGCCATTGAGCTTAGAACCTCTATCCACTCCTTAAAAGTGGACAAGATGGGATATTTCCAGTGGCGTAAAGTTATCCTGCACCCTGTTATCATAGCTAAACGACACCATGATTTTCGGCGTTTTTGGACATTTGAATATTATTTGGAAGCAGTCCCAAAAGACACAATGAAGGGTTTCTGGTCAAGTGCGTACCAAACATCTTATTCAGGAACAAAATGATTGCATTCCACATGTCACTAGTTTTGTCACACTCGTATAACATATGCACCAGAGTTCCCAGCTTTCTATTACATCTCCAACATATATCACTGTTTCTAAGTTGACTTTAGTTCATTCTGGATCAGTCCCTTCGTAGCTTTACTCCGTTCTCTGTTCAGGATGCTGAACTGCGAAGCTCACCGGTGCCGGCAGGTGTGCCACCGCGGCGCGTGCCAGCCGTGCCCGCGCTCACCGAGCCTGGTGAGGACGTGTCCCTGTGGTCAGACCCCGCTGGCCAAACTCCTGGAGCTGGGCTACTCCGAACGACGGAGCTGCTCGGATCCCATCCCGTCCTGCGGGAAGACGTGCAACAAACCTCTGCCCTGCGGCTCCAGCGGtaagaaaaaaagtctttttttgtgtcatttaaGCCATATTCTGTGTTTTCTGTCACTGCAAATGGATTCAGGCGCAGTTCCCATAACACAGGAATAGGAACTGATTCTAGCCTCAGAGATGTGAAAAACAGGATGTGAAACGTGTAATAGATGTGAAGCTTTTCGGCAGGTTTCAAGTGTTttatttaatcaaatcaaatttatttgtatagcacatttcatgtacaaacaattcaaagtgctttacataaaataaaagcattgcagcagggagtgttagaagcattaaaaatacataaaagaatataaagagaaacaaataaaatcatttaaatgaatttaaaaacaagcaacagtccagataagttcaaagatatcgtgcagatttcatgcatagacacatgagaacagaaatgtttttaacctggatttaaaaatgtctacatttggtgaaagtttaatctccactggcagtttgttccacttgtttgcagcataacagctaaatgctgcttctccatgtttagtctggactctggactggaccagctgacctgagtccttggatctcaagAAGaactctgctggctttataaaTATTTAGTTATTTAGTTTAAATTAAAGCTGACAAACATCACAATGTCAGGTTTTATTTGCCTTTTATTTAAAGGTTTCATGCCATTTCCTCATTAAGCCTTCAGGTTTCAGCTTCTTGACCCTCTGCATCACATTTAACGACTTCATCACAACAataaaatgtggaaaaaaacctttgactgcactggaaaaaatgcccctccaaaaataagtaaaaaaacaacaaataaaagacgtttttgcttgaaataagcaaaaaaatctgccaatggaactagtgaaaatcagcttgtc includes:
- the nfx1 gene encoding transcriptional repressor NF-X1 — translated: MAEGSSDPPDLNPDGTSHQKPPQRKSRRGRPRHSNDRNLNSYDPTQQYGHFHPGFKHPHGHDNLDYAESQHPPFQGEDVARRRGRGRGRREEGNRGFNGNFGGPGPFRQKPGGDFGQYGPGNRYTGGYHSGAHPMDGPEGPSWRREGANRDSEQAGGEKDAQAKRPRNFDQEQKPRGDHLKDNNAAVAGHRSHGNKGETPLLESQHSKQGPRSQHFEHQRKHADVKRRHGPIKPPKPPSREEPGSERGAAGRDDSDHCRSSQDPAAKAGRGSGGHAPVQAKGGRRVNHQSQSQRSWDKMPKSKETQTGCLIEQLSEEKYECMVCCDVIRVMAPVWSCQSCFHVFHLNCIKKWARSPASQADDSAEGWRCPACQNVSMKHPTSYTCFCGKVTNPEWQRSEIPHSCGDMCGKKRSGMDCNHPCNILCHPGPCPQCPAFITKSCICGRTSQPMRCGQASVLQCDKVCGALLNCAEHTCEQVCHSATCRPCQLEIQQVCYCGVTTRGVLCGTDKDGFDGSGHFSCQKICGKMLNCEAHRCRQVCHRGACQPCPRSPSLVRTCPCGQTPLAKLLELGYSERRSCSDPIPSCGKTCNKPLPCGSSDTIHLCEKLCHEGGCGPCSLTSTVRCCCGSNTKEVPCAKIQKEDELVFTCERRCNKKRSCGRHKCSELCCVNLEHKCPLICGYKLNCGLHRCQELCHRGNCEPCWQSSFDELTCHCGLTVLYPPIPCGTKPPECKNLCTRRHDCDHPVFHNCHSEDKCPPCTYLTQKWCMGKHEQRSNIPCHLQDISCGLTCNKSLACEMHRCRRLCHRGECLAGVGCQQPCSLPRPDCGHPCSAPCHQGGSCPRTTCSAKVALQCGCGRRKETVVCTEATSSYQRYAAITMASKLSDMQLGDSMDIGPLLTKKELKQTRLECDQECATLERNRRLAEALQIDSSSDPFNVRSTSVYSDSLKEDARKDLKFVTEVEEEFRSLVELANKGKQPKRSHCFPPMNREHRKIIHELAEVYGVESVSYDSEPKRNVVITAHKGKSACPNSTLTSVMERELVARAPPPIAHIKQHSSKAASGNTWSKMVKEEPVIDYFDVQD